One Cucurbita pepo subsp. pepo cultivar mu-cu-16 chromosome LG09, ASM280686v2, whole genome shotgun sequence DNA window includes the following coding sequences:
- the LOC111801407 gene encoding transcription factor TCP2-like has protein sequence MEVVEIQEQPCRFSRIGNRGNESNKLGQKGIVHSPEDEEIKEFSKRVAVVASASVSATAGGVEPGGCGGNGGGGGVNRLRGWHHSSRIIRVARASGGKDRHSKVWTSKGLRDRRVRLSVPTAIQFYDLQDRLGFEQPSKAVEWLIEAAADAIAELPSLHGAFSDEKMGSDGTDQGFDSPEMELDGDTKKHQQNQRRMLSLARSACSSTSETSKGSGLSLSRSEILVNRAKARDRARERTAKEKEKEQESIPNNQSFTELLTGGGATTNRTSSAPENTAVEPNLFDKATAMDYLTSSGIIGQEPSSSSSSRPGHNQSAGFSGQIFLGNPHQLPMSVPQFNVSAGENTQQDRLQHFSFVPDNLNDYNLNFTISAGLAGCNRGTLQSNISPSLLPYLQRFPHDGSNLPFFIGAPSPATTPVQLENHQHLFDGSWQLCYADGTHHSDQKGKGKN, from the coding sequence atggaggtggtggagaTTCAAGAACAACCCTGTAGGTTTTCACGAATTGGAAATCGTGGAAATGAATCCAACAAATTAGGGCAAAAGGGGATTGTTCACTCCCCagaggatgaagaaatcaaagaattcTCCAAACGGGTTGCTGTGGTTGCTTCTGCTTCTGTTTCTGCTACCGCCGGTGGAGTTGAACCAGGTGGCTGCGGCGGtaatggtggtggtggtggtgttAATCGGCTTCGTGGTTGGCACCACTCGTCGAGGATTATTAGGGTTGCGCGAGCTTCTGGCGGCAAAGATCGACACAGTAAGGTTTGGACATCGAAAGGGCTTCGAGATCGACGAGTTCGTCTCTCCGTTCCTACAGCGATTCAATTCTACGATCTTCAAGATCGGCTTGGTTTCGAGCAGCCGAGTAAAGCAGTGGAGTGGTTGATCGAAGCAGCTGCCGACGCCATCGCTGAGCTTCCGTCTCTCCATGGCGCTTTTAGCGATGAGAAAATGGGTAGCGATGGAACCGACCAAGGGTTTGATTCACCGGAAATGGAGCTCGACGGCGACACCAAAAAACATCAACAGAATCAGCGGCGGATGCTTTCATTAGCGAGGTCTGCGTGTAGTAGCACCTCAGAGACGAGCAAGGGTTCGGGATTATCCCTCTCCCGCTCTGAAATATTAGTGAATCGAGCCAAAGCGCGCGACAGAGCGAGGGAAAGAACTgcgaaagagaaggaaaaagagcAAGAATCCATTCCCAACAACCAATCTTTCACTGAGCTTCTAACAGGCGGCGGCGCCACCACCAATCGTACCAGTTCGGCACCGGAAAACACCGCCGTGGAGCCGAATTTGTTCGACAAAGCAACGGCGATGGATTACTTGACCTCATCTGGGATTATCGGCCAAGAACCATCGTCGTCTTCATCTTCACGGCCTGGCCATAATCAATCTGCGGGATTTTCAGGACAAATCTTCTTGGGAAATCCACACCAATTGCCAATGTCGGTTCCGCAATTCAATGTCTCGGCCGGTGAAAATACCCAACAAGATCGGCTTCAACATTTCTCATTTGTCCCGGATAATTTGAACGATTATAATCTCAACTTCACCATCTCCGCCGGCCTTGCTGGTTGCAATAGGGGGACCCTTCAGTCCAATATCTCACCGTCTCTTTTACCTTACCTCCAGAGGTTTCCTCACGACGGATCCAACCTACCCTTCTTCATCGGAGCTCCGTCGCCGGCGACTACTCCAGTACAGTTGGAAAATCATCAGCACTTGTTTGATGGTAGCTGGCAACTCTGTTACGCTGATGGAACCCATCACTCTGATCAAAAGGGTAAAGGAAAGAACTGA